The window GACGAAGTAGTCCGCGCCGTCGGCGACGCGTTCGTAGGTGTACAGGTAGTCTTCGGGTGCGTCCTCGGTGGCCGTCACCTCGGAGAGTGCGAGGTTGACGCCGACGGGAACGTCCGGGTGCGGACCCGCGGACAAGCGTGCGCCCACGGCGTCCGCGCCCTCATTGTTGAGGCCCATTCGGTTGATGAGTGCCTCGTCTTCGGGGAGGCGGAACATGCGCGGGCGCGGGTTCCCAGTCTGTGGCTTCGCCGTGACGCCACCGACTTCGACGTGGCCGAATCCAAGCGCCGCGAGGACGGTCGGAATCTCGGCGTTCTTGTCGAATCCGGCGGCGACGCCGACGGGGTTCGGGAAGTCGAGACCGAAGGCTGTCGTCGCGAGTCGTGGGTCCTCGACGCGGTAGCGTCGTTCGAGGAGTGTCTCGACGGGCGTCTCGCGGACCGACCGGAGGAGTCCGTGAATCGTCCCGTGTGCCGTCTCTGGTGGGAGCGAAAAGAGGAGTGGTTTGGCGAGGTGGTAGAGGTTCATGTCGGGAGTGCGTGCGGTCCGCTGAGGGTGGTTGTTTTTCGAGACGTCACGGCACACCTGTGTTAGAAGTCGTGTTCGACCTGATCTGGGTCTGCTTTTTGGATGATTATCTTTCCGTCTCGAACGCGAACGAATACTTCGTCGCCGATCTCCATGCCGGCGACTGCGAGTTCGTCTTCGTGGAGGTTGACGTGGACGTTGTGATACTCGCCATTCTCGTCTTTAGCGCCACTCGGACTGAGCTTCTTTTTCCGGACCATCTGGGGGTCTATGCGTTGGTTCGCCGCAGGGAATACATAAGTGTTGTCTCCGTCATTCCTCGCGGACGGGACTTTCTCCCCGATTCGAACGTTTTCCTCGTGCAATCGTTGGTTCGTTGACGGCTCTTCGCTGGGGTTCATCTGACGCGAGTATATAAGTATGGCCCCGTCGTCGGTCGAAAATCGGCGATATATTTATGATGTGCCATGTGGTTCAATGGCATAGAGGTGGAAAATCATGGTACGCGAGGACGGTAAACGGAATTTCGTGCTCCGAGAGGAGGACGGTACAGAGACGAGTGTTTTCTCTGGGAGCATGCCACGACAGGCAGCCCTCAAGGCTGCTCGACGGCTCGACCCAGCAGACTCCGAAGAGGACGCACAAGACAACGCGGTGGAGATTCGACTCCGAGAGAAAGGGACCGACAAAGTCCACATCTTCGACGCTTGGTCGTGGGAGAGCAGTGCTCCCGAGGACAAGCCCGGCTGGATGGAGGGCAGTATCACCAAGGGGAACGTCTCCAAGAAGGGAATCGAGCACCTCGACGAGTAGTACGAGAGCGTCCATTTTCTTATCGCGCGCGGACACACGCACGTACGAGCGACGACTATCACGTACCCGGCACTACCGGAGCCAGTTGGGTGAGCGACGACCCACCGGACGGACGCCGGGTATCGACCGATTGACGCCTCGCGAGTCGATACGTCTTTGGCGACGGCACCGCCAGTTTCGCTTGCGCGACCAACACCCGGTCAGACCGTACGTACGACGCGGGGGATGAACGGCCGGCCTCCAGTCGCGCGACATTACTCTCACAGCCTCGCTGTTCTCGAGTGACTGCCTCTGGTCGCTGCCACTCCCGACACAACCTCGCCGACCCACCAGTCGCTTGCGGAGACTATCACGATTTATTTGATGCCCCGTCATGAAACCGCATGACGAAGAGCCTCCAGTTCGACGGCCTTTTATGTAACCGTGCCATTCGAAGTAATGTGAAGAAGCGCACGGGGGCACTCCCCCCGAAGGCTTCGTCCGAACGCCCACCGACCCAAGGCCGTCTGGCGCTCACCGGGATGACACACTCTCCCGGGGTGCCGACGATACGACGGCCTTAAGTGGTCCAAGGCATTTCGGAAGAATGCGAACGACACACCGCGATTGCGGGGCGATTCAACGCGTCCCGCCTCACCGGGTTTGGTCGAGCGAGGTTCGACGGGTTTATACCCACGAACCACCTCGATTCAAATCCGAAGGAAATGAGGATTCCGCCCCTGCGGTACGCCGCAAGACGGTATCTGATGTTAGCCCTAGTAGTTCGGTGATATCCGAACGGATATCATTCGAACTCGGACCTTTGAACGGTGATTTGACAGCATTACGCTGCCATTCACCCGCCAACACCCCGCGACCAGGTTTAAATGGTCGCGACCCATTCCGGTTGATCCTGCCGGAGGTCATTGCTATTGGGGTCCGATTTAGCCATGCTAGTTGTACGAGCTTAGACTCGTTGCGGAAAGCTCAGTAACACGTGGACAAACTACCCTACGGAGAACGATAACCTCGGGAAACTGAGGCTAATAGTTCATAGGGGAGTCGCGCTGGAATGCCGACTCTCCCAAACGCTCCGGCGCCGTAGGATGTGTCTGCGGCCGATTAGGTAGACGGTGGGGTAACGGCCCACCGTGCCGATAATCGGTACGGGTTGTGAGAGCAAGAGCCCGGAGACGGAATCTGAGACAAGATTCCGGGCCCTACGGGGCGCAGCAGGCGCGAAACCTTTACACTGTACGCAAGTGCGATAAGGGGACCCCAAGTGCGAGGGCATATAGTCCTCGCTTTTCCCGACTGTAAGGCGGTCGGGGAATAAGGGCTGGGCAAGACCGGTGCCAGCCGCCGCGGTAATACCGGCAGCCCAAGTGATGACCGATATTATTGGGCCTAAAGCGTCCGTAGCCGGCCACGAAGGTCCATCGGGAAATCCGCCAGCTTAACTGGCGGGCGTCCGGTGGAAACCACGTGGCTTGGGACCGGAAGGCTCGAGGGGTACGTCCGGGGTAGGAGTGAAATCCCGTAATCCTGGACGGACCACCGATGGCGAAAGCACCTCGAGAAGACGGATCCGACGGTGAGGGACGAAAGCTAGGGTCTCGAACCGGATTAGATACCCGGGTAGTCCTAGCTGTAAACGATGCTCGCTAGGTGTGGCACAGGCTACGAGCCTGTGCTGTGCCGTAGGGAAGCCGAGAAGCGAGCCGCCTGGGAAGTACGTCCGCAAGGATGAAACTTAAAGGAATTGGCGGGGGAGCACTACAACCGGAGGAGCCTGCGGTTTAATTGGACTCAACGCCGGACATCTCACCAGCTCCGACTATAGTGATGACGGTCAGGTTGATGACCTTACCACGACGCTATAGAGAGGAGGTGCATGGCCGCCGTCAGCTCGTACCGTGAGGCGTCCTGTTAAGTCAGGCAACGAGCGAGACCCGCACTTCTAATTGCCAGCAGCAGTTTCGACTGGCTGGGTACATTAGAAGGACTGCCGCTGCTAAAGCGGAGGAAGGAACGGGCAACGGTAGGTCAGTATGCCCCGAATGAGCTGGGCTACACGCGGGCTACAATGGTCGAGACAATGGGTTGCTATCTCGAAAGAGAACGCTAATCTCCTAAACTCGATCGTAGTTCGGATTGAGGGCTGAAACTCGCCCTCATGAAGCTGGATTCGGTAGTAATCGCATTTCACAAGAGTGCGGTGAATACGTCCCTGCTCCTTGCACACACCGCCCGTCAAAGCACCCGAGTGAGGTCCGGATGAGGCTGTCACACGACAGTCGAATCTGGGCTTCGCAAGGGGGCTTAAGTCGTAACAAGGTAGCCGTAGGGGAATCTGCGGCTGGATCACCTCCTAACGACCGAGACCACCCCGACGGGGTGGCTCACACGCGATCTTCCGAGTTCGAACACCATCCGTTCGGACACCTTAGAACTACTAGGGCTAACACGGGCCCATAGCTCAGTGGTAGAGTGCCTCCTTTGCAAGGAGGATGCCCAGGGTTCGAATCCCTGTGGGTCCATGGTAAGCAATGTTCAACCCTCGTTGAATCGTGCCCCTTAAGTGTGGGACGGCGATACGAAGGAATGAGCATTGACGACTG is drawn from Haloferax litoreum and contains these coding sequences:
- a CDS encoding quinone-dependent dihydroorotate dehydrogenase, with translation MNLYHLAKPLLFSLPPETAHGTIHGLLRSVRETPVETLLERRYRVEDPRLATTAFGLDFPNPVGVAAGFDKNAEIPTVLAALGFGHVEVGGVTAKPQTGNPRPRMFRLPEDEALINRMGLNNEGADAVGARLSAGPHPDVPVGVNLALSEVTATEDAPEDYLYTYERVADGADYFVVNVSCPNSEGFRDLQNRDSLEAILGTLVDAGADPLLVKLSPDLPNPAVEDALEVVDDLSLDGIIASNTTTSRPDSLQNANQAERGGLSGKPIEGPATEMIRFIADRTDVPIVGVGGVSDAEGAYQKIRAGASMVQLYTGMIYEGPTIARDINRGLLDRLERDGFDSIEDAVGADR
- a CDS encoding non-histone chromosomal MC1 family protein — translated: MVREDGKRNFVLREEDGTETSVFSGSMPRQAALKAARRLDPADSEEDAQDNAVEIRLREKGTDKVHIFDAWSWESSAPEDKPGWMEGSITKGNVSKKGIEHLDE